GACGCCGTCGCCGATATATTCCCCCGCGGTCGCCACCGAGCGGATACCGCCGCCGACCTGCAGCCTGGCCGGGACCTCGCGGGCGATGCGGGCGATCAGCTCGCGGTGGACGGGCTTGCCGGCCTTGGCGGCGTCCAAGTCGACGATGTGGATCCACTTCGCGCCCTCCTCGGCGAAGCGCCGGGCCAGGGCGAGCGGGTCGTCGGAGTACTGGGTGACCTGGTCGTAGTCGCCCTGTTGGAGGCGCACGGCCTTGCCGTCTTTCAAGTCGATGGCGGGAAATAGGATCATAGTTTCACGAAGCGTTTCAGCAGGCCCAGC
The window above is part of the Deltaproteobacteria bacterium PRO3 genome. Proteins encoded here:
- a CDS encoding 1-(5-phosphoribosyl)-5-((5-phosphoribosylamino)methylideneamino)imidazole-4-carboxamide isomerase; its protein translation is MILFPAIDLKDGKAVRLQQGDYDQVTQYSDDPLALARRFAEEGAKWIHIVDLDAAKAGKPVHRELIARIAREVPARLQVGGGIRSVATAGEYIGDGV